A window of Cryptomeria japonica chromosome 3, Sugi_1.0, whole genome shotgun sequence contains these coding sequences:
- the LOC131044030 gene encoding leucine-rich repeat receptor-like serine/threonine-protein kinase BAM1 gives MRELEKLAAKIIVVGLCAFVCVYPSMANVSWFNEDAQLLISMKSAMVASNSAFETWSIASNGSPHCSWTGVQCDRRGRVVALDISNMNISGPIPPQIVSLSELRSLNLSNNVFNGGLPPNVSNLRNLESLDVYNNNCSGPLPVELSRLVNLKYLNLGGNYFSGSIPREYAKLTSLEYLSLSGNDLTGAIPPELGFLVNLKSLYLGYYNKFSGGIPPQFGNLSKLVYLDIANCGVEGPIPSELGRLEKLDTLFLQDNALSGPIPPQLGRLGSLKSLDLSLNELTGEIPMEFKELKELKLLNLFINKLHGEIPSFIGDLPNLEVLQLWKNNFRGPVPQQLGQNGRLVEVDVSSNRLTGSIPPNLCNGGKLRILIILNNLFFGPIPETLGTCNSLVRVRMGQNYLNGSIPAGLLYLPRLNMIELHYNYLTGTIPERKGKAPAGASQINLSNNHLGGSLPSSIGLFSALQIFLVNGNRLTGPVPTEIRRLAHITKLDFSRNRFSGSIPAEMGRCKALNYIDLSQNKFSGPMPVQLTGMRNLNYFNVSRNRFNGSIPREFASMQSLSSVDFSYNNFSGLVPTGGQFSYFNVSTFAGNPALCGPFLGSPCSVAASTSPVQAQGNTKGVVSSSLKLVIGLALLFCSLAFAVVAVVKARALRKDRDARSWKMTAFQKLDFGRDEVLESLKEDNVIGKGGAGIVYRGIMSNGEEVAVKKLMRIGSAGSTHDHGFSAEIQTLGRIRHRHIVRLLAFCSNHDTNLLVYEYMPNGSLGELLHGNKGGHLHWQTRYKIALEAAKGLCYLHHDCNPLIVHRDVKSNNILLDSNFEAHVADFGLAKFLQDSGASECMSSIAGSYGYIAPEYAYTLKVDEKSDVYSFGVVLLELITGRKPVGDFGDGVDIVQWMKKTTNSVREGVTKILDARLSSIPLEEAMHLFFVAMLCVEEQSVERPTMREVVQMLADCPKTKPTQYFSPSQKEPKKPVSIQPPNLLTI, from the exons ATGAGGGAACTGGAAAAGCTTGCTGCGAAGATCATTGTTGTGGGTTTGTGTGCCTTTGTCTGTGTGTACCCTTCCATGGCCAATGTTTCATGGTTTAATGAAGATGCCCAGTTGCTGATTTCTATGAAATCAGCAATGGTGGCTTCAAACTCTGCATTTGAAACCTGGTCAATTGCTTCCAATGGCAGCCCACATTGCTCCTGGACTGGCGTCCAATGCGACCGTAGGGGTCGCGTAGTTGCTTTAGATATCTCCAATATGAATATTTCAGGCCCAATCCCTCCCCAAATCGTCAGCCTCTCTGAGCTCCGCTCGCTTAACCTCTCAAATAATGTATTCAATGGAGGCCTGCCTCCTAATGTGTCAAATCTTAGGAACCTGGAATCCCTGGATGTGTACAACAACAACTGTTCGGGCCCATTGCCTGTGGAGCTAAGCCGCCTGGTGAATCTCAAGTACTTAAATTTGGGAGGAAATTACTTTTCCGGAAGCATTCCTCGAGAGTATGCAAAGCTCACAAGTTTGGAGTATCTCTCATTGTCAGGGAATGATCTGACTGGAGCAATACCTCCAGAACTTGGATTTCTAGTGAATCTGAAGTCACTCTATTTGGGATACTACAACAAGTTTTCTGGCGGAATTCCTCCACAATTTGGGAATTTAAGCAAGCTCGTGTACCTGGATATTGCTAACTGTGGTGTAGAGGGGCCAATTCCATCAGAACTCGGGAGGCTTGAGAAGCTGGATACATTGTTCTTGCAAGACAATGCCCTGTCTGGTCCTATACCTCCTCAGCTGGGACGCCTTGGGAGCTTAAAGTCTTTAGATCTGTCCCTCAACGAACTCACCGGGGAAATACCTATGGAATTCAAAGAGCTCAAGGAGCTGAAACTTTTGAATCTGTTTATCAATAAGTTGCATGGGGAGATTCCGTCTTTTATTGGGGATCTACCCAATTTGGAGGTTTTGCAGCTGTGGAAGAATAATTTCAGGGGACCGGTGCCTCAGCAGCTTGGGCAAAATGGCAGGCTTGTGGAAGTCGATGTCTCGTCAAACAGATTGACTGGTTCGATTCCTCCCAATCTCTGTAATGGCGGAAAGCTGAGGATTCTGATCATTCTCAATAATTTGTTCTTTGGTCCCATTCCAGAGACTCTTGGGACCTGCAATTCTTTGGTGAGAGTCCGAATGGGGCAGAATTATTTGAATGGTTCGATTCCTGCCGGCTTGCTCTATTTGCCCAGGCTGAATATGATCGAATTGCACTACAATTATCTCACCGGAACCATAccggaaagaaaaggaaaagctcccgCCGGGGCAAGCCAGATTAATCTTTCCAACAATCATCTTGGCGGTTCTCTTCCTTCCTCCATAGGCCTCTTCTCGGCTCTGCAGATATTCCTCGTAAACGGAAACCGTCTAACGGGGCCCGTTCCGACTGAAATCAGGCGCCTGGCGCATATTACGAAGCTGGATTTTAGCAGGAACAGATTCTCGGGTTCGATTCCCGCGGAGATGGGGCGCTGCAAAGCTCTGAATTACATCGACCTGAGCCAGAACAAGTTCAGTGGTCCGATGCCAGTGCAACTGACAGGCATGCGCAATCTCAACTATTTCAACGTCTCCAGAAACCGCTTCAACGGCAGCATTCCGAGAGAATTTGCGAGCATGCAGAGCCTCTCGTCGGTGGACTTCTCTTACAACAATTTCTCGGGCCTCGTTCCCACTGGCGGTCAGTTTTCTTATTTCAATGTCAGCACTTTTGCAGGTAATCCCGCCTTGTGCGGACCGTTCTTGGGCTCCCCTTGCAGCGTTGCAGCTAGTACGTCGCCGGTTCAAGCCCAGGGCAATACGAAGGGCGTTGTTTCTTCTTCACTGAAGCTTGTCATAGGCCTAGCTCTGCTATTCTGCTCTCTGGCTTTTGCAGTTGTGGCTGTTGTGAAGGCCAGAGCCCTGCGAAAAGACCGGGACGCACGGTCCTGGAAAATGACCGCCTTCCAGAAGCTCGACTTTGGCAGGGACGAGGTGCTCGAGAGTCTGAAAGAAGACAATGTGATCGGAAAAGGAGGCGCCGGAATTGTTTACAGAGGCATCATGTCCAACGGAGAGGAAGTTGCTGTGAAAAAGCTTATGAGGATTGGAAGCGCCGGCTCCACGCATGACCATGGATTTTCCGCAGAGATTCAGACCTTGGGCAGGATTCGCCACCGGCATATTGTTCGTTTACTGGCGTTTTGCTCCAACCATGATACCAACCTTCTGGTCTATGAATATATGCCCAATGGGAGCCTCGGGGAGCTTCTCCATGGGAACAAAGGTGGGCACTTGCACTGGCAGACCAGATATAAGATTGCGCTTGAGGCTGCTAAAGGGCTTTGTTATCTTCACCATGATTGCAATCCTCTGATTGTTCACAGGGATGTGAAGTCCAATAATATTCTTCTGGATTCCAACTTTGAAGCCCATGTTGCAGATTTCGGCCTTGCCAAGTTTCTGCAGGATTCCGGTGCCTCTGAGTGCATGTCATCCATTGCAGGCTCCTACGGCTACATTGCTCCAG AATATGCCTACACACTGAAAGTGGACGAGAAGAGTGACGTTTACAGTTTCGGGGTAGTTCTGTTGGAGTTAATAACAGGGAGGAAACCTGTGGGTGATTTTGGCGATGGCGTCGACATTGTTCAGTGGATGAAAAAAACGACCAATTCAGTTCGAGAGGGAGTTACAAAGATTCTGGATGCCAGGCTGAGCAGCATTCCATTAGAGGAAGCCATGCATCTGTTCTTCGTTGCAATGCTGTGCGTTGAAGAGCAAAGTGTAGAGAGGCCAACCATGCGTGAAGTAGTTCAGATGCTTGCAGACTGTCCAAAGACCAAACCCACTCAATACTTTTCTCCTTCTCAAAAGGAACCAAAGAAGCCAGTTTCCATTCAGCCCCCAAATCTGCTCACCATATAA